The nucleotide sequence CAATTCCAGGCAGCTTTTCCAGTTCTCGAGCCGTCGCCGAGTTAAGGTTCAGCTTCCGCGCTACAGACTTCGTAACGACAGGCGACTCTTCGCCTGCTACGTTCCACTCAGATCCTGCCCACGCGACCGAAGTGTATATACCGACCACCCCAACAAATACGGCTACAAACAGGGGCGCGATTTCTCTCATCACCAAGAATCCAATACAGAAGAAAAAATATTTGGGGTCAAGCCTCACGACCGATTAGTACCAGTAGGCTGAACGCATTGCTGCGCTTACACGTCTGGCCTATCAACCTTGTGATCTACAAGAGGTCTTCAGGGGCTTGCGCCCGGGAGATCTCATCTTGGGGTGGGCTTCGCACTTAGATGCTTTCAGCGTTTATCCCTTCCGAACATAGCTACCCAGCGATGCCCTTGGCAGAACAACTGGCACACTAGAGGTTCGTCCATCCCGGTCCTCTCGTACTAGGGACAGATCCCCGCAAATCTCCTACGCCCGCAGCAGATAGGGACCGAACTGTCTCACGACGTTCTAAACCCAGCTCGCGTACCGCTTTAATGGGCGAACAGCCCAACCCTTGGGACCTGCTTCAGCCCCAGGATGCGATGAGCCGACATCGAGGTGCCAAACCTCCCCGTCGATGTGGACTCTTGGGGGAGATAAGCCTGTTATCCCCGGAGTACCTTTTATCCGTTGAGCGATGGCCCTTCCACTCGGGACCACCGGATCACTAAGCCCTGCTTTCGCACCTGCTTGACTTGTAGGTCTCGCAGTTAAGCTCCCTTATGCCTTTGCACTCAACGCACGATTGCCGACCGTGCTGAGGGAACCTTTGGGCGCCTCCGTTACACTTTAGGAGGCGACCGCCCCAGTCAAACTGCCCACCTGACATTGTCCCCGACCTGGCTTCACAGGTCTAGGTTAGAACCCCAGTAGAGTAAGGGTGGTATTTCAAGGATGGCTCCACGGAAGCTAGCGCCCCCGCTTCACAGCCTCCCACCTATCCTACACATACTGCACCAAGATTCAATGCCAAGCTACAGTAAAGGTTCACGGGGTCTTTCCGTCTAGCTGCGGGTAACCGGCATCTTCACCGGTACTACAATTTCACCGAGCCACTCGCTGAGACAGCGGCCAAGTCGTTACGCCATTCGTGCAGGTCGGAACTTACCCGACAAGGAATTTCGCTACCTTAGGACCGTTATAGTTACGGCCGCCGTTTACCGGGGCTTCGATTCAGAGCTTTTCCACCTTGCGGCAGATAACCCCTCCTGTTAACCGTCCGGCACCGGGCAGGCGTCAGTCCGTATACATCGCCTTTCGGCTTGGCACGGACCTGTGTTTTTAGTAAACAGTCGCTTGGCCCAATTCTCTGCGACCTTCCAGCGCTTTGCGGGGTAAACCCGCTCACGCCGGCAGGGTACCCCTTCTCCCGAAGTTACGGGGCTATTTTGCCGAGTTCCTTAGCGAGTGTTCTCTCGAGCGCCTTGGAATGTTCTTCCTGTCTACCTGAGTCGGTTTGCGGTACGGTCGTCTAGCGACTCGCTAGAGGCTTTTCTTGGCAGCGTGGGCTGAGCCAGTTTGTGGCCTTGCGGCCTCCCCATCACCTCTCGGAGTTAATGCCTCGACGGATTTGCCTATCGAGACCCCCTACCGGTTTAGAGCCCGACATCCAACACGGGCATGGCCTACCCTCCTGCGTCCCCCC is from Candidatus Methylomirabilis sp. and encodes:
- a CDS encoding helix-hairpin-helix domain-containing protein, giving the protein MREIAPLFVAVFVGVVGIYTSVAWAGSEWNVAGEESPVVTKSVARKLNLNSATARELEKLPGIGRELAERVIQHRPYRKLDELVAKKVLSRKQFARIKERIRVNSFPLRSTSH